The following proteins come from a genomic window of Lycium ferocissimum isolate CSIRO_LF1 chromosome 4, AGI_CSIRO_Lferr_CH_V1, whole genome shotgun sequence:
- the LOC132052012 gene encoding agamous-like MADS-box protein AGL61, with translation MVSKKTRGRQKIPMKKIEKQDDRYTTFSKRRKGLYKKASELVTECDVDIAMILFSPSGKPYSFFHPTTDAIVSRFQNPDMQLSGTTGIVAAHARNTVKQLNNRLEELDTIKDVAVGQTKFYDQVAETRQRGWWESIEQLNPDEVTKFEAWLTAARFNMNYRLNQLENGASTSLGCEV, from the coding sequence ATGGTGAGTAAGAAGACTAGAGGTCGTCAAAAGATACCaatgaaaaaaatagaaaaacaagaTGACCGATATACTACATTCTCAAAGCGTCGTAAGGGTTTGTACAAAAAGGCTAGCGAACTTGTCACAGAATGCGATGTTGACATTGCAATGATACTGTTTTCGCCTTCTGGTAAGCCGTATTCTTTTTTTCACCCTACAACTGATGCGATCGTTTCTCGTTTTCAAAATCCAGATATGCAGTTAAGCGGAACTACTGGCATAGTCGCGGCTCATGCTCGAAATACAGTGAAACAACTCAACAACAGGCTTGAAGAATTGGATACCATAAAAGATGTTGCAGTTGGTCAAACAAAATTCTATGACCAGGTTGCAGAAACTAGACAGAGAGGTTGGTGGGAGTCAATTGAGCAGCTCAATCCAGATGAAGTGACCAAGTTTGAAGCTTGGTTAACTGCCGCTAGGTTCAATATGAACTATCGTTTGAACCAATTGGAAAATGGAGCTTCAACCTCATTGGGATGTGAAGTTTGA